The proteins below are encoded in one region of Hordeum vulgare subsp. vulgare chromosome 3H, MorexV3_pseudomolecules_assembly, whole genome shotgun sequence:
- the LOC123444060 gene encoding ras-related protein RABA1f-like: protein MAVAYRAEEEYDYLFKVVLIGDSGVGKSNLLSRFARDEFSLDTRSTIGVEFATKTVRVDGKLVKAQIWDTAGQERYRAITSAYYRGAVGALVVYDVTRHITFENAERWLTELRDHTDANIVVMLVGNKADLRHLRAVSPEEARAFAERHRTFSMETSALEATNVEDAFTEVLGEIYRVVSKKALDIGDDPAAPPRGKTIDVGAKDDVTPVNSGGCCSA, encoded by the exons ATGGCGGTGGCGTATCGCGCGGAGGAGGAGTACGACTACCTGTTCAAGGTGGTGCTGATCGGGGACAGCGGCGTGGGCAAGTCCAACCTGCTGTCGCGCTTCGCCAGGGACGAGTTCAGCCTCGACACCAGGTCCACCATCGGCGTCGAGttcgccaccaagaccgtccgcgTCGACGGCAAGCTCGTCAAGGCGCAGATCTGGGACACCGCCGGCCAAGAAAG gtaCCGGGCCATCACCAGCGCCTACTACCGGGGCGCCGTGGGCGCGCTCGTGGTGTACGACGTGACGCGCCACATCACGTTCGAGAACGCGGAGCGGTGGCTGACGGAGCTGCGCGACCACACGGACGCCAACATCGTGGTGATGCTGGTCGGGAACAAGGCGGACCTGCGCCACCTCAGGGCCGTCTCGCCGGAGGAGGCCAGGGCCTTCGCGGAGCGCCACCGCACCTTCTCCATGGAGACGTCCGCGCTGGAGGCCACCAACGTGGAGGACGCCTTCACCGAGGTGCTGGGCGAGATCTACCGCGTCGTCAGCAAGAAGGCGCTCGACATCGGCGACGACCCCGCCGCGCCGCCCAGGGGCAAGACCATCGACGTCGGCGCCAAGGACGACGTCACCCCGGTGAACTCGGGCGGCTGCTGCTCGGCTTAG
- the LOC123444061 gene encoding LOW QUALITY PROTEIN: probable E3 ubiquitin-protein ligase ZFP1 (The sequence of the model RefSeq protein was modified relative to this genomic sequence to represent the inferred CDS: deleted 1 base in 1 codon) encodes MAYRMVCAPQVIDLESERGHPHVHSESLIHNGNDLSDQGGQYTVRVVGNATNAGLSDTQGYYNMSMNHPHQPVHNSPPNLGVDSGFVFPSSMYNPCMSTSMNRYVSHAQSFGLPLNQVVLGSIDGSTRNENVSETARGFIKRKNATAGSCHVNGFASSGSSSHTSQNPTHRPWDPSFESNVFPNVTPFNPSEYHNHSTWPSVEGSSITGTNGFNSMAAHPESAQHGNYTFQSSHASQCFQPASTTWVSQAATGIAEGVPQWTYINAISSVPAGRFAHSGVTEIVNGGFHEYQNGPSTISQGHLPYFHQHAVHSMQAHNPLDHTQVQVPYQQGHNNGVLHTGVNHSGNRFHLGPRTPGLFSNSERSFGPPQHPFLVNPVNHRNIRILPPLQRGAIMDFSGLYEGSNVVDEHRDMRLDIDSMTYEELLALEEHIGDVNTGLAKSHIVDKLKTSLYAPGATCMSNQSSESSTESEACIICQEEYHPEDCIGVLDCGHRYHAECVKQWLTNVYKLLLSVHTYSVSYGGSESNS; translated from the exons ATGGCATATCGAATGGTATGCGCTCCCCAAGTCATTGATCTTGAATCTGAGCGAGGGCATCCTCATGTTCATTCTGAAAGTTTAATTCACAATGGGAATGATTTGTCGGACCAAGGCGGCCAATATACTGTCAGAGTTGTAGGGAATGCTACGAATGCTGGTCTTTCTGATACACAGGGTTACTACAATATGAGCATGAATCATCCACATCAGCCTGTTCATAATTCTCCGCCAAATTTAGGTGTTGATTCAGGTTTTGTCTTCCCATCAAGTATGTACAACCCTTGCATGTCAACATCTATGAACAGATATGTCTCTCATGCTCAGAGCTTTGGATTGCCTTTAAACCAAGTTGTCTTGGGAAGTATCGATGGAAGTACCAGAAATGAAAATGTCAGTGAAACTGCTAGAGGATTCATTAAAAGGAAAAATGCCACAGCAGGAAGTTGTCATGTTAATGGATTTGCAAGCTCAGGCTCATCCTCTCATACATCTCAGAATCCTACACATAGGCCATGGGATCCTTCTTTTGAGTCAAATGTTTTTCCTAATGTTACACCATTCAACCCATCAGAATATCATAATCACAGCACTTGGCCATCTGTGGAGGGGTCTTCCATTACTGGAACAAATGGGTTCAACTCGATGGCTGCTCACCCAGAATCAGCACAGCATGGTAACTATACATTTCAATCAAGTCATGCTAGTCAGTGCTTTCAACCTGCCAGCACTACTTGGGTTTCCCAGGCTGCAACTGGTATTGCGGAAGGAGTACCACAGTGGACATACATCAATGCAATATCTAGTGTTCCAG CAGGCAGATTTGCACATTCAGGGGTCACAGAAATAGTGAATGGAGGCTTTCACGAATATCAGAATGGCCCTTCAACCATTTCTCAAGGGCATTTACCTTATTTTCATCAACATGCTGTGCATAGCATGCAAGCTCATAATCCGCTGGATCATACACAAGTGCAAGTCCCTTACCAACAAGGCCACAATAATGGTGTCTTACATACTGGGGTAAATCATTCTGGTAACCGGTTCCACTTGGGTCCAAGAACTCCAGGTCTCTTCTCTAATTCTGAGCGGTCTTTTGGGCCTCCACAGCATCCGTTCCTGGTGAATCCAGTTAATCATAGGAACATAAGAATTTTGCCACCTCTG CAGCGTGGTGCAATAATGGATTTTTCGGGGTTGTATGAGGGGTCAAATGTAGTAGATGAGCATAGAGATATGCGTCTAGATATAGACAGCATGACCTATGAG GAGCTTCTAGCATTAGAAGAGCACATTGGAGACGTCAATACAGGTCTGGCAAAAAGCCACATCGTAGATAAGTTGAAGACTAGCTTATATGCGCCAGGAGCAACCTGCATGTCTAATCAGTCATCTGAATCTTCCACAGAGAGTGAGGCTTGCATAATATGCCAG GAGGAGTACCATCCTGAGGACTGCATTGGAGTCCTGGATTGTGGTCACAGATACCACGCGGAGTGCGTAAAACAGTGGCTGACG AATGTTTATAAATTATTACTCAGT GTCCATACATACAGTGTATCATATGGTGGATCGGAAAGTAACTCTTAG